A stretch of the Salvelinus fontinalis isolate EN_2023a chromosome 22, ASM2944872v1, whole genome shotgun sequence genome encodes the following:
- the LOC129819826 gene encoding alpha-2,8-sialyltransferase 8F-like produces MFVCVCVCVRVDIALFSQEVRGLMNCPWRLNLTHRELHRTELWSCCNASDSLMVTRQNTNQNQSLTYDAEKWRKRKVDQALWDMLPQTVPWSKGSLSRCAVVGSGGILQNSSCGAEIDNADYVIRFNLAPINKSYDVGVKTDLITANPSQINKRYSDLQRNPGPLVEVMSVYGHAHLLLHAFSFGFGTSPCFKVYHALRKARTQQKVVFFHPDYLLKLDKFWRRRGQRAPRLSTGMMLASTALEICEQVHLYGFWPFPLDLSKNTLPHHYYDNVGPSHFMHAMPEEFLLLLQLHSQGALQLHVGPCTP; encoded by the exons atgtttgtttgtgtgtgtgtgtgtgtcagagtggacATTGCCCTGTTCTCTCAGGAGGTGAGAGGGCTAATGAACTGTCCCTGGAGACTCAACCTCACACACAGAGAACTACACAG GACAGAGTTGTGGTCATGTTGTAACGCTTCTGATAGCCTGATGGTGACCAgacagaacaccaatcagaaccAGAGTCTGACTTACGATGCAGAGAAGTGGAGGAAGAGAAAGGTGGACCAAGCACTATGGGACATGCTGCCTCAG accgtACCCTGGAGTAAAGGTTCGTTGAGTCGTTGTGCCGTGGTGGGAAGTGGAGGAATCCTGCAGAACAGCAGCTGTGGAGCGGAAATAGACAATGCTGACTATGTCATCAG ATTTAACCTGGCTCCTATCAACAAGAGTTATGACGTGGGAGTGAAGACGGACCTCATAACAGCCAACCCTTCCCAGATCAATAAAAG ATACTCTGACCTCCAGCGGAACCCTGGACCCCTGGTGGAAGTCATGTCAGTCTATGGCCACGCCCATCTGCTTCTCCACGCCTTCTCTTTTGGTTTTGGGACCTCTCCCTGCTTCAAG GTGTACCACGCCCTCCGTAAGGCCCGCACCCAACAGAAAGTGGTGTTCTTTCACCCAGACTACCTGCTTAAACTGGACAAGTTCTGGCGTCGCCGCGGGCAACGAGCCCCACGGCTCTCTACTGGTATGATGCTGGCCAGCACTGCTCTGGAGATCTGTgaacag GTTCATCTGTATGGCTTCTGGCCCTTCCCTCTGGATCTATCCAAAAATACTTTGCCACATCATTACTATGACAACGTTGGTCCAAGTCACTTCATGCACGCCATGCCTGAAGAGTTCCTGCTGTTACTACAACTCCACAGCCAGGGGGCGCTACAGCTACATGTTGGACCCTGTACACCCTAA